One window of the Rhizobiaceae bacterium genome contains the following:
- a CDS encoding DUF2336 domain-containing protein, producing the protein MVIEHLLKWIRTARVAERAAAASALARIFNERDLSFEQRCAAEAALTLLMDDPSAKVRMAIAEALSMSRHAPLQIVSALASDQPDVAAMIIARSPLLTDSDLVERVADGSVATQKLIAGRPRVSLQVAAALAELAEVEACVVLARNSGAEIATISFRRMIERHGDNAGLRGALLEHPALPSDCRHMLVIRVGEVLKQSTLLQRAIGATRAERVTRDACVRASLTLIDGTPTEEHAALVEHLRLSGELTASFVIRTVAHGKIDFFGASLIALTGQAEHRVRALLANGQDLAVSALMRAAGLADSIHRVILAALKVWREVASGKRIAGAQEVSWLMLREIGGQSAEGDMAALLRSIHIDALRDNARGHALAIAAA; encoded by the coding sequence GGATCAGAACGGCGCGCGTCGCGGAGCGCGCGGCTGCGGCGAGCGCGCTGGCGCGTATATTCAACGAGCGGGACCTTTCATTCGAGCAGCGCTGCGCGGCGGAAGCGGCGCTGACATTGCTGATGGACGATCCGTCGGCCAAGGTCCGCATGGCGATCGCCGAGGCGCTGTCCATGAGCCGCCACGCACCGCTGCAGATCGTCAGCGCGCTGGCTTCCGATCAGCCCGACGTCGCCGCGATGATCATTGCCCGGTCGCCGCTGCTCACCGATTCGGATCTGGTCGAGCGCGTCGCGGATGGCAGCGTGGCGACGCAGAAGCTCATCGCCGGCCGCCCTCGCGTCTCGCTTCAGGTCGCCGCCGCTTTGGCGGAACTCGCCGAAGTGGAGGCATGCGTCGTCCTTGCCCGCAATTCCGGCGCCGAGATCGCGACGATCAGCTTCAGGCGTATGATCGAACGGCATGGAGACAATGCCGGGCTTCGCGGTGCTCTGCTCGAACATCCGGCGCTGCCGTCCGATTGCCGGCATATGCTCGTCATACGCGTCGGCGAAGTTCTCAAGCAATCCACTCTGCTGCAGCGCGCGATCGGTGCGACACGCGCCGAGCGGGTGACACGCGACGCCTGCGTCCGCGCATCGCTTACGCTGATCGACGGGACGCCCACGGAGGAGCACGCTGCCCTGGTCGAGCATCTGCGCCTGTCGGGCGAACTCACCGCCAGCTTCGTGATCCGCACGGTCGCCCATGGCAAGATCGATTTCTTCGGCGCCAGCCTGATCGCGCTTACGGGGCAGGCGGAGCATCGCGTTCGCGCGCTGCTCGCCAATGGTCAGGATCTGGCGGTATCGGCCTTGATGCGCGCCGCCGGCCTCGCCGACTCCATCCACCGCGTCATCCTCGCCGCGCTGAAGGTCTGGCGTGAAGTGGCGAGCGGCAAACGCATTGCCGGCGCCCAGGAAGTGTCCTGGTTGATGCTCAGGGAGATCGGCGGCCAGTCGGCCGAAGGCGACATGGCCGCGCTGCTGCGCTCGATCCATATCGACGCGTTGCGCGACAATGCGCGGGGACATGCGTTGGCGATAGCGGCGGCGTGA